The Petroclostridium xylanilyticum region TATTTTCTAATTAACGGCTCTCCTGATTCATCAACCCATAACCCTGATACAAAGTCATAACTTTTATTGGATGACTCAGCAGTTTCATTACAGCCACATTCAATCCTATATTTTAACAACGGACTTTTTTGGTTCATGTTTTAACTTCCTTTCTATAAATAATTTTTATATTATATATTTCGTCAAAAACATACAACTTCCTTTATGTTACATGTCAAAATGTGAATATTGTAAATACTTCACTATATAAAAAAGGCTGAACGTTTATGAAAATAGGCGTCCAGCCTTTAGCAAAAATATTTATTCTGACTCAATTAAATTCTCCAATCTATTTCTATATTTCCCTCATGTTCCTTCCGAATTCCAGCCGTTCTCCATCCTTTTACTCTTATCTCTTTTCTTAACTCCTAAACGCCCCACGTTTTCCGCCTAATCCTGAAAATATAACATTTCCTTCTCTAAAATATTTTAAAAAAACTTGTTATTAAATAATATAGTTTATCCTTTATGACATAGTGGACAACAAGTTGCGCATCCATCAGCGTCACTGTAAATTTCTTTTGCTTTCTCTACAGCACCCACACAATTAGCAAAATAACCTAGATATGTTTTGTTTGAAATATTCAGTTCATTCGCATGTTCCTCAGTATGTACTTCATGATGTAAACCAGGATTTCTGGTTTGGTCGTTATTAACATAGTAGTATGGCATTATTCTGCCTCCTTTCTAAAAATAATAGTAGTTGATATATTCATATGAAGCAAACGAAGTGAGTCTATATATAAGTCATTAAGAATGTATATCCTACTATAGATTGTATATTAAAAGTATAAATTTGTCAATAAATCCACAATTTTATTTCTTCTTGCCTAAATTTCTTCCGTACTTTCGACCATAACCTATATATTCCCATGTCAGATATCAATAATGTTTTCTTTACCCTTATTCCTTTCCCCTTACCCCTTAATCCTGCCTTCTGTGTAAACATCAAATAAACTCTTTCCCTTGCAAATAAAGTCGTTCCGTTGCAAAAAAACTTGTTCCGTGAGTATAGGGTTAAGGGGCAAGGTGCAAGGGTCAAGGATACCCTTCCATAAAAACAATCAATCCTTCATAATCCTTTTATCATGCGGATTACGAAGGATTTTATTTTTTCCCTTATTCCTTTCCCCTTACCCCTTCTCCCCCTATTTCGGAACATCTTTATTTTCATCCATTTTATCCCATCCATCAACCATGCGGGTTTGCGGGGATGAGATTAGAATGCGTTTATTTTATATTCACACAGATATTTTTCAGTCTGAATAAATATCTACTATCATATCTGTTATTTCTCTCATGCTTTTTATTTCTATACAGTCTATATTGCTATTAACAGATTTATTTTTTCTGTTATACCAAATTGGAAACATTCCAGCATTTTTAGCCCCTTCAACATCATGTTTATAACTATCCCCGATAAACCAAATATCCTCTGGCTTAAAACCTAATTTTCGTCTTGCTAAATCAAATATAATTTTGTTTGGTTTGCGTAAACAGTAATCACAACTCGATATTATGAATTCGAAATTCGGATGAAGTCCATGTTGTTCAAGTTCAAACTTTAAATTATCTGCAGTAAATGATGAATTACTTAATACACCATATTTTATTTTTAATCTGTCTAATTCATGAAATAAGTCTTGTATTCCTTCACTTGGCGAACTCTTATATGAATATTTAACAAAAATCTTTTCTATTTCATTAATATCTTTTTTAAACTTAATATCAACGTATTCAAATAATAACTTTTCAAAACTCATGAAACTAATTTCCAAATTAGTTTTATCACGCTTATCAAAAGTTTCCTTTGTCAATTCTTTTGCTAACTCTTGAATTTGTTCCGCAGTTATTTTATGTGGATTATCTGAAACTTCTAATATTCTTTTAATTCCTTCAATTGGATTATTATGATAATATTCTAAAACTGTATCTCCCAAATCAAATAGTATCCCTAAAGGTTTATTCATAAAACACCTCTTACTATTAATAATGAAGATTTAATTATTAATACCCAATATCATACAACTGTGTTTTCTATTTTTCGATTATATCATATGCATTTTAATAAATCATCCAAATATTACAATTCTTATAAACCCATATCCTCCAACACTCTTTTAATCTCCTCCACCACCTGCTTTCTATATTTGTTCCCTACTCCTACCATATCCACAATTGTATAAACCCCAAAATCTTTTCCTTCTTCCTTCAACTTCCTGACTGCCCACTGTATCCGTCTCTTGTGCAAATCTACAGGTATCTCTATAACGGAATTAATGAATGCCTTAGTCAATGATAATTTATCCAGTTGAAGGTCAAAACTTTTAAGTCCTGACATGGTTTTAATTAATCGCAGGCTGATTCTCTGAGGCTTTTCATCACTTTCTAGAATCTTTTGAACAGTTTGCCTTACACATTTAAGGATTACTTTATCCCTTGCTTCCCAATCAACATTGCTGTAAGCCTGAACATATTTCTTTGCAGGGGTGTTTTTCTCCCACCACTCCCTGTCATTTTTGCATAGCCAGACACAGGTGTATTTGGCCAGCCGCCACAACTCAAGCCTGCCTTTATCTGGATTTTCCCTGACTATCTGAAGCCATTTTTCCCTGTTAAACCGTCTCTTGATTTCAAACTCCGCAGAACTGATGCCTTTTTGCTTTGCTACCTTTCCGTTTTTCCCCTGCTCTTTTTTAAAAGCGTACCTTTTCACAGTTTTAATATCCGCATTAAGTTTCGCTGCAACTTCCTGAATGCTCACGCCGCTATCAAGCAATTCCCGAACCTTAGCCTCTCACAAAGGCCTATGCTTTGCAACCCTGACAAACCTGCGCTGCCCCTTACCCCTTTCACCTTGCTCCTTTGTCACTGTTTCCATATACTCAAACCCGCAGGAACAGGAGAAAAATCCATTCACATTTTTATTCCTGCGGCGGTACTTTATCAACAGGTTTTCCACTATAGGCTCAAGAAAGTGGTCGGCGGCAGGATTTAGGCAAACCCAGGGTCCTTCTCCGAAAGGTCTGTAATTTAACTCTTTTATAAAAAGTTCATCTGCTCCTATACCTAAAAACCTTGCCAGTACCAGACAATAACTTTATTTTCATTTTAATAGGACTTTCCTTTCTAGTAAAAATATTTTTTGTTTCTAAATTATAATCTATATGACTTTTGAAACAGAAAAAACAGGGCATGTTCTATAGAAAATGCAAATAAATCCCTTACATGAACTCCCTACAATTACCAATCATCTTATACCTTAAACCCATATCAAATCTCGTATTTCCAATGTTTGTCCTTGTTCCTTATACCTTTCAATACCACAACTTTATTTTTATTTTAATAGAACTTTAACATCCGTAAAAATACCTTTTCTTTTTCTAGAATTTCTTCTTCATCATTTCTGAAACAGAAAAAATATGCCAAGTTATTATAAAAAATAAATAATGTCCTAATTCCTTTTCCCTTTTATCCCCATTTCCCTTGTATTTTATATACTTTATCCCCATTCTTGCATCAAGAAATGTGAATAAAATCTTAATATAAGGACTTTATTTTCATTTTGATAGAACTTTACCGCTTATGAAACAACTTTTCTGTTTCTAAGAATTTTTATCCATATGATTTTTGGAAACAGAAAAAAAGCCCTATGTTATATCTAAAAAGTAAATAATGTCCTTTCATAAAATTCCTTTATTTCCCTTTTCCCTTAAAGCCTAAAAATACATGAAAGCCAATATTCTCAATACTTTCCTTTATCCTTTATCCCTTTAGATAATACTACTTTATTTTATTTTTGAAACAACTAATTAAGCCCTATTTTAAGCCTAAAATATTTCCTATTTTCCTTACCCCTTTTTCCTTAATCCTAACTATATGTAATCAAAACAAACTCCTATCAAAAATCAAATAAACTCCTTTCACAAATTCCCCTCAAACCCTTGATACTACTTACTTGTTATTCTCTTCCAATTTCCCATTTAATTCCTATTCACTTATTCCTTACTTCCTAAAGTCCTTTCATTCCTCAATTTTTGGGGCAAAAAATGAAAATAAAGTGCTTTTAGGATTGAGGGTTAAGGGGGAAGGATTAAGGAGAATATTATCCATTTCTCCTCTCCATTTTCTTTTCCATTCAATCTCTCAATTCCTTTATTTTACTGGGCTTGAGCCTTATTCCTTGTTCCTTATACCTATCAATCTTCTAAACAAAAAACCATAGTTCCAAGGTAATCCTCATACCTTTTCCCTATGGTCTCCTGAAACAACTTTATTTGCATTTTAAAAAGAATTTGCAAAATGAAAGGAGTTTATTTGGTTTAGACAAATCTTTGTCTTTATCTATATCTCTCTACGTCCTTCTATTGCTTTAGTAATCGTTACTTCATCAGCATATTCCAGGTCGCC contains the following coding sequences:
- a CDS encoding HAD family hydrolase → MNKPLGILFDLGDTVLEYYHNNPIEGIKRILEVSDNPHKITAEQIQELAKELTKETFDKRDKTNLEISFMSFEKLLFEYVDIKFKKDINEIEKIFVKYSYKSSPSEGIQDLFHELDRLKIKYGVLSNSSFTADNLKFELEQHGLHPNFEFIISSCDYCLRKPNKIIFDLARRKLGFKPEDIWFIGDSYKHDVEGAKNAGMFPIWYNRKNKSVNSNIDCIEIKSMREITDMIVDIYSD